From one Anopheles bellator chromosome 1, idAnoBellAS_SP24_06.2, whole genome shotgun sequence genomic stretch:
- the LOC131216688 gene encoding biogenesis of lysosome-related organelles complex 1 subunit 4 yields the protein MAEDLEKDYSAYFQTSNLDQELKPLIVGIDRMMLRLEEFDNCLELVKADSAVALMQHIPHLLALRPDLNALCDRIDGLEQFVAVVSKNLDAVEKQVQIAEEELDIPDKTLNVLLKSLNFFGKPKPTDRPTNRNAAGAYEPVPVFKTEHFFRPSPTSPGAEVQPAQDNASPSDDCDTGTPEK from the exons ATGGCTGAAGATCTCGAAAAGGATTATTCGGCGTATTTCCAAACGTCCAATCTGGATCAGGAG CTGAAACCCCTCATCGTCGGTATCGATCGTATGATGCTGCGGCTGGAGGAATTCGATAACTGTCTTGAGCTCGTGAAGGCAGACTCGGCGGTGGCGCTAATGCAGCACATACCGCACCTGCTCGCGCTTCGGCCGGACCTGAACGCACTGTGCGATCGGATCGACGGACTAGAGCAGTTCGTTGCGGTAGTGAGCAAAAACTTGGACGCGGTCGAGAAGCAAGTACAGATCGCCGAAGAGGAGCTGGACATTCCGGATAAAACGCTCAATGTGCTGCTCAAATCGTTAAATTTTTTCGGCAAACCCAAGCCGACGGATCGGCCCACAAATCGGAATGCGGCGGGTGCGTACGAACCGGTGCCCGTTTTTAAGACAGAACATTTTTTTCGACCCTCCCCGACTTCTCCCGGAGCAGAGGTGCAACCAGCGCAAGACAATGCTTCCCCTTCAGATGACTGTGATACTGGAACgccagaaaaataa
- the LOC131206055 gene encoding uncharacterized protein LOC131206055, whose amino-acid sequence MLMQDEDDDEHGGVGAVAATAPVGASLRRISENDRPLFETLLAEERGELPRRRHACTGRFLTMHKRRRKKLLTRSLALDQAILDDVLHGQVQCILDRVHHWRFNAFTLETVTGGRSLPVLCVHLFHWYGLLDHFHLDVVRVWKLFSLIEEGYHSTNPYHNSIHATDVTQAMHCFLQEKRILENLSPLEIMASLIGAVTHDLDHPGVNQPFLIATSNHLAALYENTSVLENHHWRSAIGCLLESGVAEQVQDIRPELEKQISSLILATDITRQQEFIGRFRDYLSRDALDLRNTEHRHFILQISLKCADISNPCRPWDISKKWSQKVCEEFFRQGDYERQLNLPVTSLCDRQTTTVPKIQTGFFKFVVTPLLDEWHRFLGTDLSHSMMHHLRYNQAQWESKLQAEINEETRTEISDAELLDDEDLEGAVIAGGEGEGDDECDDSVHLTLDLSDSSEVLLPTVASKLGRRSSLQVAASGSYGGAGRLRSERRLSVPATHCIPRIVLPAKEGTGGAPSLRLGGMDAPFSLLQPESIQEGDEHHRFDNDSLSIFSSDSDSLHRGGRGSSTGSAADRERPLSAENLLPDCSIASMTDGTCGDRLNLMLHGAASVGNTANLLTVGTSKHLIRQQTFPPLQPYVRTRYMSSQAELGACPEALLESNSSSSSSCSNANHHPPSHVESRARILSTRKDSIKREPQPDGTSQQDGSSSSSSSGGGGGQGKIKVPKLSLGQKENLDPSMLKRTLSRRRGSAPVTVALPPKPGDALGSATVSDIGKSFVIKTCDLMRRGSMPADATIHAKDLPAAQTTDTAGDGVVDAIICPPLPAGNSIIGHQPPPYNIQRRGSVPCEGSNNNNVALRSSFSIKRRSTKKAIRRRSSGGPEILSPILSEDSGAGSSSAASSAWYRIKRGDAGHRRSDNENLLSRRRGSLPVEVLAIGYSGTLRH is encoded by the exons ATGCTGATGcaggatgaggacgacgatgaacACGGCGGCGTTGGCGCAGTGGCGGCCACCGCTCCCGTGGGTGCTTCCCTACGACGAATCTCCGAGAACGATCGGCCCCTGTTCGAGACGCTGCTGGCCGAGGAGCGGGGTGAGCTGCCGCGGAGGCGGCACGCCTGCACTGGCCGCTTCCTCACGATGCACAAGCGCCGCAGGAAGAAGCTGCTGACGCGCAGTCTCGCCCTGGATCAGGCCATCCTCGACGATGTGCTGCACGGGCAGGTGCAGTGCATCCTTGACCGGGTGCACCACTGGCGCTTCAACGCGTTCACCCTCGAGACGGTCACTGGCG GACGCTCACTGCCAGTTCTATGTGTTCATCTGTTCCACTGGTACGGCCTTCTGGACCACTTCCACCTAGACGTAGTTAGAGTATGGAAATTGTTTAGCTTAATCGAGGAGGGGTACCACAGCACGAACCCGTACCACAACTCGATCCACGCGACGGACGTGACGCAGGCGATGCACTGCTTCCTGCAGGAGAAGCGCATCCTCGAGAACCTGAGCCCGCTCGAGATCATGGCGTCGCTGATCGGTGCGGTCACGCACGACCTCGATCACCCGGGCGTGAACCAGCCGTTCCTGATCGCGACCTCCAACCACCTGGCGGCGCTGTACGAGAACACGTCCGTGCTGGAGAACCACCACTGGCGGTCGGCGATCGGGTGCCTGCTGGAGAGTGGCGTCGCCGAGCAGGTCCAGGACATCCGGCCGGAGCTGGAGAAACAGATAAGCTCTCTAATCCTGGCGACCGACATCACGCGGCAGCAGGAGTTCATCGGGCGCTTCCGGGACTACCTGAGCCGGGACGCGCTCGATCTGCGCAACACCGAGCACCGGCACTTCATCCTGCAGATTTCGCTCAAGTGCGCCGACATCTCGAACCCGTGCCGCCCGTGGGACATCAGCAAGAAGTGGAGCCAGAAGGTGTGCGAGGAGTTCTTCCGCCAGGGCGACTACGAGCGGCAGCTCAACCTGCCGGTGACGTCGCTGTGCGACCgccagacgacgacggtgccgaAGATCCAGACCGGGTTCTTCAAGTTCGTCGTGACGCCCCTGCTGGACGAGTGGCACCGGTTCCTCGGCACCGACCTGTCCCACTCGATGATGCACCACCTGCGCTACAACCAGGCACAGTGGGAAAGCAAGCTGCAGGCGGAGATCAACGAGGAAACGCGCACGGAAATCTCGGACGCGGAGCtgctcgacgacgaggatcTCGAGGGAGCGGTGATCGCGGGTGGCGAGGGCGAGGGCGATGACGAATGCGACGATTCGGTGCACCTGACGCTCGATCTGTCCGACAGCTCGGAGGTGCTGCTACCGACCGTGGCCAGCAAGCTCGGTCGACGCAGCTCGCTACAGGTTGCGGCAAGCGGAAGCTACGGTGGTGCTGGGCGCCTGCGAAGCGAGCGGCGACTCTCGGTACCGGCCACCCACTGCATCCCGCGGATCGTGCTGCCGGCGAAGGAAGGCACTGGCGGGGCGCCGAGCCTCCGGTTGGGCGGCATGGACGCACCGTTCAGCTTGCTGCAGCCCGAATCGATCCAGGAAGGCGACGAGCACCACCGGTTCGACAACGATTCGCTGTCGATCTTCTCGTCCGACAGTGACAGTCTGCACCGGGGAGGACGTGGTTCGTCCACCGGAAGCGCGGCCGACCGGGAGCGCCCGCTGAGCGCCGAGAATCTGTTGCCCGACTGTAGTATCGCCTCGATGACGGACGGTACTTGTGGCGATCGGTTGAACCTAATGCTGCACGGAGCGGCCAGCGTCGGCAACACGGCCAATCTGCTTACGGTCGGCACCTCGAAGCACCTGATCCGGCAGCAAACGTTCCCACCGTTGCAACCGTACGTGCGCACGCGCTACATGTCGTCCCAGGCGGAACTCGGTGCTTGCCCCGAGGCCCTGCTCGAGTCGAACTCGAGCAGCTCCAGTAGCTGCTCGAACGcgaaccatcatc CGCCATCGCACGTTGAATCTCGTGCCCGCATCCTGTCGACGCGGAAGGACAGCATCAAGCGGGAACCGCAGCCCGACGGTACGTCCCAGCAggacggtagcagcagcagcagtagcagcggcggcggcggcggccagggcAAGATCAAGGTGCCGAAACTGTCGCTCGGCCAGAAGGAGAACCTCGACCCGTCGATGCTGAAGCGCACGCTCAGCCGGCGGCGCGGCTCGGCCCCGGTGACCGTGgcgctgccaccgaaacccggcgacgcCCTggggtcggccaccgtgtccgacATTGGCAAATCGTTCGTCATCAAAACGTGTGATCTGATGCGCCGAGGCTCGATGCCGGCCGATGCCACCATCC ATGCCAAGGATCTTCCAGCGGCGCAAACCACCGACAcggccggtgacggtgtggTGGACGCCATCATTTGCCCGCCCCTTCCCGCCGGCAACAGTAtcatcggccaccagccgccaCCGTACAACATTCAGCGCCGTGGATCGGTGCCGTGCGagggcagcaacaacaacaacgtggcGTTGCGCAGCAGCTTCTCCATCAAGCGGCGCAGCACGAAGAAAGCCATCCGGCGCCGCTCGTCGGGTGGGCCGGAAATTCTCAGCCCCATCCTGTCCGAGGACTCCGGGGCCGGCAGCTCGTCGGCGGCCTCATCCGCCTGGTATCGAATCAAGCGCGGCGATGCCGGTCATCGGCGCAGCGATAACGAGAACCTGCTGTCCCGGCGGCGAGGCTCGCTCCCCGTCGAAGTGCTGGCGATCGGTTACTCCG GAACTCTTCGTCACTAG
- the LOC131215617 gene encoding translin, with protein MQNVVVKNIFDNFNEYLTKEQELRTEIRDIVRDIDQAAKEAAIALQIIHSSIADVPGACVTARKHFDTCRTGYGKLAELIPDGQYYRFNDHWHFLTQRIVFLIALTVYLEKGFLVSRETAAEVLGLCVEQKDGFHLDIEDYLMGVLQLASELSRYAVNSVTLGDYEKPLTISKFVADLNSGFRLLNLKNDSLRKRFDALKYDVKKIEEIVYDISLRGLRGETATTTEPAKPQ; from the exons ATGCAAAACGTCGTGGTGAAGAACATTTTCGACAACTTTAACGAGTACCTGACGAAAGAGCAGGAACTTCGTACG GAAATACGAGACATCGTTCGGGACATTGATCAGGCAGCGAAAGAGGCGGCCATTGCGCTACAAATTATTCACAGCAGCATTGCCGACGTGCCGGGGGCCTGTGTCACCGCGCGAAAGCATTTCGACACGTGCCGGACGGGGTACGGTAAGCTGGCGGAACTGATTCCGGACGGCCAGTACTATCGCTTCAACGACCACTGGCACTTTTTGACGCAGCGCATCGTGTTTCTGATCGCTCTCACGGTGTACCTCGAGAAGGGGTTCCTCGTTAGCCGCGAAACGGCGGCCGAAGTTTTGGGAC TGTGTGTCGAGCAGAAGGATGGATTTCACCTGGACATAGAAGACTACTTGATGGGCGTACTTCAGCTCGCATCAGAACTG AGCCGTTATGCGGTCAACTCGGTCACCCTCGGTGACTACGAGAAACCGTTGACCATCTCCAAGTTTGTGGCTGATCTTAACTCGGGCTTCCGTTTGTTGAATCTGAAGAACGATTCGCTACGTAAGCGCTTTGACGCGCTCAAGTACGACGTCAAGAAGATCGAAGAGATCGTCTACGACATCAGCTTACGGGGACTGCGTGGTGAGACGGCAACAACCACGGAACCAGCGAAACCGCAATAA
- the LOC131212002 gene encoding ubiquitin carboxyl-terminal hydrolase isozyme L5, with protein MSDSAGEWCLIESDPGVFTELIKEFGVQGVQVEELWSLDEDNFKELEPIHGLIFLFKWVKDDEPAGSIVQDSRLEKIFFAKQVINNACATQAILSILLNATHPDIELGSMLTDFKDFVISFDAYNKGLAMSNASQIRTVHNSFARQTLFELDNKNANKDEDVFHFVGYVPVDGRLYELDGLKEGPIDLGAVGPGQDWLKVVRPIIEKRIQRYNEGEIHFNLMAIVSDRQLIYVRQIEELLKADGNQAEKMDEVERLRLLIEDELAKRKRYKMENVRRKHNYLPFIVELLKLLAQNGQLMPLYEKAKQRSMEREAAKGKQA; from the exons ATGTCGGACAGTGCTGGCGAATGGTGTCTGATTGAGAGCGATCCCGGGGTGTTCACCGAGTTGATAAAGGAGTTTG GAGTGCAAGGAGTGCAGGTCGAAGAGCTGTGGAGTTTGGACGAGGATAATTTTAAAGAATTGGA ACCTATCCATGGATTgatatttcttttcaaatgGGTTAAGGACGACGAACCGGCTGGATCGATCGTTCAGGACAGTCGGCTGGAGAAGATTTTCTTCGCGAAGCAGGTCATCAATAATGCGTGTGCAACGCAGGCGATCCTGAGTATTCTGCTAAACGCGACACACCCGGACATTGAGCTTGGCTCGATGTTAACGGATTTCAAGGATTTCGTCATTTCTTTCGATGCGTACAACAAAGGCCTAGCGATGAGTAACGCGAGCCAGATACGAACCGTCCACAATTCTTTCGCCCGGCAAACGCTGTTCGAGCTGGACAATAAGAACGCCAACAAGGACGAGGATGTGTTTCACTTCGTCGGTTACGTGCCGGTTGACGGACGGTTGTACGAACTCGACGGGCTGAAAGAGGGACCAATCGATCTCGGCGCGGTCGGGCCGGGTCAGGATTGGTTAAAGGTGGTGCGACCGATCATTGAGAAGCGTATCCAGCGGTACAATGAAGGggaaattcatttcaatcttATGGCCATCGTGTCCGATCGGCAACTGATTTATGTGCGCCAAATAGAGGAGCTGTTGAAGGCGGACGGCAACCAGGCGGAGAAGATGGACGAAGTGGAACGGTTAAGGTTGCTGATCGAAGACGAACTGGCCAAACGGAAGCGGTACAAGATGGAGAACGTGCGACGCAAACACAACTATCTACCGTTCATTGtcgagctgctgaagctgctcgCCCAGAACGGCCAGCTGATGCCGTTGTACGAGAAGGCAAAGCAACGCTCGATGGAGCGCGAAGCGGCGAAGGGCAAACAAGCGTAA
- the LOC131215606 gene encoding solute carrier family 35 member C2: protein MVNVKYERVKQTTDHETTQGEEIELGTNPGEPVQEQEPAHNHSLYHKSSSSVSHHDSYGGQPKQYIVASGGAGNARHRRSSKQQDGFGNRITLTLLLIACYFSLSIGLTFYQRNLLQHFKLPLFVVLYHLVIKLVLSVIVRGILRCAYKRPRILLDWRTSVRKILPTGLASGIDISFSNWGLELVQISLYTMTKSTTIVFILIFAILLKLEKKSWSLGAIVIMISVGLFMFTYKSTQFDALGFSFLLFASLSSGIRWTFAQLIMQKSKLGLHNPIDMIFHMQPWMILSVLPFTIGFEGQKLIEGFDLVQQLPPAVVLDVWLKISVGAFIAFAMEVSEFMVLTNTSSLTLSVAGIFKEICQLVLAVELNDEHLSTVNVLGLVMCLGGICCHVVHKFFIYRDDMASRPMAPIDTASSYNEDQDDDEDESRIPGRPLGAVVSGATKNGSLKFGNAVGSGARFKSGPQYRPLLVNDNRDADDSDHLVVMENRNYLSDDSDQDGNNDTQDVLFDILKRRER, encoded by the exons ATGGTCAATGTTAAGTATGAACGGGTCAAGCAAACAACTGACCATGAGACGACCCAGGGTGAGGAGATCGAACTGGGGACGAACCCCGGGGAACCGGTTCAGGAGCAGGAACCGGCGCATAACCACAGCCTGTACCataaaagcagcagcagcgtcagTCACCATGACAGCTACGGGGGCCAACCGAAACAGTACATCGTAGCATCGGGAGGTGCTGGCAATGCGCGCCACCGCAGGTCATCCAAGCAACAGGACGGTTTCGGTAACCGTATCACCTTGACACTGCTGCTAATCGCTTGCTACTTTTCACTCTCGATCGGCCTTACGTTCTATCAGCGTAATTTGCTGCAACACTTTAAGCTACCACTGTTCGTGGTACTGTACCATTTGGTGATCAAACTAGTCCTATCGGTTATTGTCAGGGGGATACTGCGCTGCGCGTACAAGCGACCTCGCATCCTACTCGATTGGCGTACGTCTGTACGCAAAATCCTACCCACCGGATTGGCCAGCGGTATCGATATCAGCTTCTCGAACTGGGGCCTCGAACTTGTTCAGATCTCTCT ATACACGATGACCAAATCGACAACGATCGTTTTCATCCTAATATTTGCCATTCTGCTGAAGCTGGAAAAGAAG AGCTGGTCTCTGGGAGCGATCGTGATCATGATCTCGGTCGGGCTATTCATGTTCACCTACAAATCAACACAATTCGATGCACTGGGCTTTTCCTTCCTGCTGTTCGCTTCGCTCTCGAGCGGCATCCGATGGACGTTTGCGCAACTTATCATGCAAAAGTCAAAGCTCGGGCTACATAATCCGATCGACATGATCTTCCACATGCAACCGTGGATGATACTGTCGGTACTGCCATTCACGATCGGTTTCGAGG GACAAAAACTGATCGAAGGGTTCGACCTcgtgcagcagctgccgccAGCTGTGGTGCTGGACGTGTGGCTGAAGATTTCCGTCGGTGCGTTCATCGCTTTTGCGATGGAGGTGAGCGAATTTATGGTCCTCACCAACACCTCTAGTCTGACGCTTTCGGTGGCGGGCATTTTCAAG GAAATTTGCCAACTCGTGCTGGCGGTCGAGCTGAACGACGAGCACCTTAGCACGGTGAACGTGCTCGGGCTGGTCATGTGTCTCGGTGGCATCTGTTGCCATGTTGTGCATAAGTTCTTCATATACCGCGATGATATGGCCTCCAGGCCGATGGCACCGATCGATACGGCTAGCAGTTACAATGAGGATcaggacgatgacgaggatgAGTCACGGATCCCGGGACGTCCGCTGGGAGCCGTAGTGTCGGGTGCTACCAAAAATGGTAGCCTTAAGTTTGGCAACGCGGTCGGTAGCGGGGCACGGTTCAAGAGTGGCCCCCAGTATCGGCCACTGCTGGTGAACGATAATCGCGATGCCGACGACTCCGATCACctggtggtgatggaaaaccgaaactaCCTTTCCGACGATAGCGACCAGGATGGCAACAACGATACGCAGGACGTACTGTTTGACATACTAAAGCGCCGTGAACGATAA